In Eupeodes corollae chromosome 3, idEupCoro1.1, whole genome shotgun sequence, a single genomic region encodes these proteins:
- the LOC129950465 gene encoding uncharacterized protein LOC129950465, with product MSWLNQQNSLISFKTNNNTITWSSSIDLAIVNSTSSRGHHQLTWSQLNVLIVFIISSTYSSSSSSAHRSIIRTTSSSSSSSASDPHHRRRHRSRRRHRSRRRCGRELNSISLQSIGTRSKTHNAQTSPASNAQNCRKCTEPDSMAPMVECGTCFNWFHFPCVGVTEEVESIDWHCGECVSKLQAIQDSTSKEKSTTNAAASGVEVQPSSQDDSVDDHTPVKGLCKPVEKAKHNKKATRSNGSIATKASSANRVKLQLQKLEEERKLQAKRDKEYIDKKYAILEQCSIDDEKDSVVSAHSVSDRVYEWVMKSNLQEVTGENKKNTQNNFHDGKLDNGRGEKEKYTELDVTTSPAPELNKAQIAARQFMSKEQVQFSGRPEEWPLFISWWNNSSKVCGFSNNENMLRLQRCLKGKALEAVQFRLLHPDQVEGVIKTLKMLFGRPEIIIQSLLQKVRNEPAPKHDKLETIIHFSLEVDNMCRMMEVTGLSAHLNNPCLLQELVEKLPAQIKLNWGMFKQTISCADLSVFNDWIAKYAAAASEVTVTVPYSFEQKTNKRTKAIINIHQEEKPQDDNKCPACKGDCKSLSSCQKFVQMTLQDKWKLIKTGYICRICLRKHGNRRCMSSQLCGVNGCTYRHNSLLHNSEVQLKVRNNGDVRTNHPTSNNNGVQNTHYSGTIIRPSASLTLFKIVPVKLHYNNKSLDTFAFIDDGSSVTLVDEELAFALGANGETEPLCLRWTANTHRREDSSMKITFEISAQDSNHKYLLPSAHTVKSLDLPRQTLDISSLMQQYAHLKGLPIKSYWNAKPQILLGLQHWRLGMPLKNREGDESQPAAIKTRLGWTLFGVSSVGTELNKEVEAKINIHLCECQNEMDSQMHETVKQYFALESIGTRPTKRRLSDEDYKAMQLLEEKTIFLGDSYAVPLLWKYENIQLPDSKPMAEKRLRCLERRLLHQPQLVERVNKQIEEYLKKGYARKLNDYEVNNSKTRSWYLPIFPVLNPNKPDKLRIVWDAAAKVEGVSLNSCLITGPDDVPSLPSVLFRFREKKIAITGDIREMFHQVKILEDDKNAQRFLWRNIEDGNIEVYQMQVMTFGSTCSPFCAQYIKNKNAKKFEMQFPRATKAIIENHYVDDLLDSVDTEEEAIALVKDVIHIHKHAGFEIRNFVSNSSNVLNALQSKASNANKSFTNYAQNDFEKLLGMWWSPSTDMFVYTFKSSKMQNDVMNGTQIPTKREVLRALMCVFDPLGLIANFTIQLKIILQEIWRSGIGWDEKIKDRQFQKWKIWLSLIPKIKDVSINRRYLTNVHFGTGSRVELHIFVDAGEEAIAAVAYIRVSTQSDVECSLISAKTKVAPIKTLSIPRLELEAAVLGVRLSKIIKNGHTVQFESLTFWTDSQVVLSWIKSSKKYKSFVAVRIGEILESSDASDWNWVSSKDNVADDASKYKSNYDFSSSGRWFTAPEFLYQNPFPLSEKFSEDLTSKKGNEEVKECFLHFEKPSASVLDFNRFSRWKSLLKTQIFIYRYVKLFVLKWRKPCRPSVFQLDEKEAAKILLYKQAQKDSFPIEYEALAIATSSGNEVNIGKTSPLYTLSPYLDENGLIRIAGRIDAIKNVPSETKRPIILPKDHQVTYLIVNEFHIKFCHLFNETVVNELRQYYFIPSLRRVLKKVQRGCQHCKNNRAAPQPPRMAELPPARLQPFQRPFSYTGVDYFGPLFVKIGRRLDKRWGMLLTCLTLRAIHIEIVHSLSSDSCILAFKRFISRRGMPKEVYSDNGTNFRGASKELQQAIRDLNKHAVAKEFELDLKWNFIPPAAPHMGGCWERMVRSVKQTLTEISPTRNPCDELLVSMMAEVESIVNSRPLTYVPIDFESSEALTPNHLLIGCSNQERLHAEPIRDGAAIRRNWIAAEKYAQSFWQRWLREYLPDLTRRTKWFKPQRQLQEGDIVVIVDYNSPRKTWPKGKILKVIPGKDDTVRSAIVQTQTGIYTRPAVKLAVLEVHQFDGSGKLDPNPVTGGEC from the exons TTGGCTGAaccaacaaaattctttaatttcgtTTAAAACGAACAACAACACCATCACGTGGTCATCATCAATTGACCTGGCCATAGTCAATTCAACATCATCACGTGGTCATCATCAATTGACCTGGTCACAGCTCAACGTACTCATCGTCTTCATCATCAGCTCAACGTACTCATCGTCTTCATCATCAGCTCATCGATCCATCATTAGAACAACgtcttcatcatcgtcatcctcaGCTTCAGATCCTCATCATCGTCGCCGTCATCGCAGTCGTCGCCGTCATCGCAGTCGTCGCCGTTGTGGTCGTGAACTCAACTCTATCTCCTTGCAATCAATTGGTACAAG GTCAAAGACTCACAATGCTCAGACATCTCCGGCATCAAATGCCCAAAATTGTAGGAAATGTACTGAGCCTGATAGTATGGCGCCAATGGTAGAATGTGGCACCTGTTTTAATTGGTTTCATTTCCCATGCGTGGGGGTTACAGAAGAGGTAGAAAGCATAGATTGGCACTGCGGCGAATGTGTTAGTAAGCTTCAAGCAATACAGGATTCAACCTCAAAGGAGAAATCCACAACTAATGCTGCCGCTTCAGGCGTCGAAGTTCAACCATCCTCGCAGGATGATTCCGTAGatgatcatactccagtgaagGGTCTATGTAAGCCGGTCGAAAAAGCTAAGCACAACAAAAAAGCAACAAGGAGCAATGGTTCAATTGCAACAAAAGCATCAAGTGCAAATAGAGTCAAGTTACAACTTCAGAAACTGGAAGAAGAGCGAAAACTTCAAGCAAAGCGTGATAAGGAATACattgacaaaaaatatgcaattctTGAACAATGTTCCATAGATGACGAAAAAGATTCAGTTGTGAGTGCACATTCCGTCAGTGATCGCGTTTATGAGTGGGTAATGAAATCGAATTTGCAGGAAGTGACAggtgaaaataagaaaaatacgcAGAACAATTTCCATGATGGCAAGTTGGACAACGGGCGAGgtgaaaaggaaaaatatacCGAGTTAGATGTGACAACTAGTCCAGCACCAGAATTAAACAAAGCTCAAATCGCAGCAAGACAGTTCATGTCAAAAGAACAAGTTCAGTTCTCTGGGCGACCTGAAGAGTGGCCTCTTTTCATTAGTTGGTGGAATAATTCATCAAAGGTGTGTGGATTCAGCAACAATGAGAATATGCTAAGGCTACAACGGTGTTTGAAAGGAAAGGCTCTTGAAGCAGTACAATTCAGACTTCTTCATCCAGATCAGGTCGAGGGGGtgataaaaacattgaaaatgcTATTTGGTAGGCCCGAGATAATTATTCAGTCGCTTTTGCAGAAGGTAAGAAATGAACCTGCACCTAAACATGACAAGTTAGAAACTATAATACACTTCTCACTCGAGGTAGATAATATGTGTCGCATGATGGAGGTTACAGGTCTTTCTGCTCATCTCAACAATCCTTGTTTACTTCAGGAACTGGTAGAGAAGCTGCCAgcacaaataaaacttaattgggGTATGTTTAAACAGACTATTTCTTGTGCCGATTTGTCGGTGTTCAACGATTGGATCGCGAAGTATGCAGCAGCTGCGTCAGAGGTTACGGTGACAGTTCCTTACTCATTCgaacagaaaacaaataaaaggacAAAAGCTATTATCAACATTCATCAAGAAGAAAAGCCTCAAGATGATAATAAGTGTCCTGCATGCAAGGGTGATTGTAAATCGCTATCTTCATGCCAAAAATTTGTGCAGATGACTTTGCAAGATAAATGGAAGTTGATTAAAACTGGTTACATCTGTCGAATATGCTTACGCAAACATGGCAATCGTCGTTGCATGTCATCACAGCTTTGCGGTGTTAATGGATGCACCTATCGACATAATTCGCTTCTTCATAACAGCGAAGTTCAACTGAAAGTCAGAAACAACGGTGATGTGCGAACAAACCATCCAACCTCAAACAACAATGGCGTTCAGAACACCCACTACAGTGGTACAATCATTCGTCCAAGTGCTTCTCTTACTCTTTTCAAGATCGTTCCGGTGAAGTTACACTACaacaacaaatctttagatacGTTCGCCTTCATAGATGATGGATCGTCAGTAACTCTCGTTGATGAAGAATTAGCATTCGCACTCGGTGCCAATGGTGAAACAGAACCTTTGTGCTTAAGGTGGACTGCAAACACCCATCGCCGGGAGGACTCATCCATGAAgattacttttgaaatatcagcCCAAGACAGCAATCATAAATACTTGCTCCCAAGTGCACATACAGTCAAATCATTAGATCTTCCAAGACAGACACTGGACATAAGCAGCCTGATGCAACAGTACGCACACCTGAAGGGATTACCAATAAAATCATATTGGAATGCGAAGCCTCAAATCCTGCTCGGTCTTCAACACTGGCGATTGGGAATGCCTCTGAAAAATAGGGAGGGTGATGAATCTCAGCCGGCAGCAATAAAAACAAGGTTAGGGTGGActctttttggtgtttcatcGGTTGGTACTGAACTAAATAAAGAAGTTGAAGCAAAAATTAACATTCATCTTTGTGAATGTCAAAATGAGATGGATTCACAGATGCATGAAACAGTAAAGCAATATTTCGCATTAGAGAGTATAGGCACTAGGCCTACTAAGCGAAGACTCTCGGACGAAGATTATAAAGCAATGCAACTACTGgaagaaaaaactattttcttggGTGATAGTTATGCCGTTCCGCTGTTGTGGAAATATGAGAACATCCAGTTGCCGGACTCGAAGCCCATGGCAGAAAAAAGATTACGCTGTCTCGAAAGACGTCTTCTTCACCAACCTCAACTCGTTGAACGGGTCAATAAGCAAATCGAAGAATATCTGAAGAAAGGATACGCAAGGAAGCTAAATGATTATGAGGTGAATAATTCAAAGACACGATCCTGGTATTTACCTATATTTCCGGTCCTGAATCCAAATAAGCCTGATAAGTTGAGGATTGTCTGGGATGCGGCGGCGAAAGTCGAAGGGGTATCTTTGAACTCGTGTTTAATAACAGGACCAGATGATGTACCATCGCTGCCATCCGTCTTATTTCGATTTCGTGAAAAGAAGATCGCTATAACAGGTGACATACGCGAGATGTTCCATCAAGTGAAGATTCTTGAGGATGATAAAAACGCTCAAAGGTTCTTGTGGCGTAATATTGAAGACGGAAATATTGAGGTGTATCAGATGCAGGTTATGACATTTGGGTCTACTTGTTCACCTTTTTGCgcccaatacataaaaaataaaaacgcaaaaaaatttgagatgcAGTTTCCAAGGGCAACAAAGGCGATCATTGAAAACCACTATGTGGACGATTTGTTAGACAGCGTAGACACCGAAGAAGAGGCAATAGCCTTGGTAAAAGACGTGATACACATCCACAAGCATGCGGGGTTTGAAATCAGAAATTTCGTTTCCAACTCTTCAAACGTTTTAAACGCTCTACAGTCCAAAGCTTCAAATGCTAACAAATCCTTTACAAATTACGCTCAAAATGACTTTGAAAAGCTCCTAGGTATGTGGTGGTCTCCAAGCACAGATATGTTCGTTTACACATTCAAGTCAAGCAAAATGCAGAATGACGTTATGAACGGCACACAAATTCCAACGAAACGAGAGGTACTAAGAGCCCTCATGTGCGTCTTTGACCCTCTTGGTCTTATTGCAAACTTCACAATTCAGCTAAAAATCATCCTGCAAGAAATTTGGCGGTCAGGAATAGGGTGGGACGAGAAGATAAAAGATCGGCAGttccaaaaatggaaaatatggtTGAGCCTGATTCCTAAAATAAAAGACGTATCAATTAACAGAAGATATCTCACAAATGTACATTTTGGAACTGGAAGTCGTGTTGAGTTACATATATTCGTGGACGCGGGTGAAGAAGCTATTGCCGCGGTAGCCTATATCAGAGTTTCCACTCAAAGCGATGTTGAATGTTCACTTATCAGCGCCAAAACGAAGGTAGCTCCAATAAAGACACTCTCAATACCTCGGCTAGAGCTAGAAGCGGCCGTGTTAGGAGTACGACTctctaaaattatcaaaaatggtCACACAGTTCAATTTGAAAGTTTAACCTTTTGGACAGATTCCCAAGTCGTTCTCAGTTGGATAAAATCcagcaaaaaatacaaaagtttcgTAGCCGTCCGTATCGGAGAGATACTCGAAAGTTCAGATGCAAGTGATTGGAATTGGGTTTCCAGCAAAGACAACGTCGCCGACGATGCctcaaaatataaaagcaaCTATGATTTCAGCTCTTCAGGCAGATGGTTTACGGCACCGGAGTTCCTGTACCAAAACCCATTTCCTCTATCAGAAAAATTCTCTGAAGACCTTACATCTAAAAAAGGCAATGAAGAGGTTAAGGAATGTTTTCTTCACTTCGAAAAGCCATCTGCATCAGTATTAGACTTCAACCGTTTTTCGAGATGGAAAAGCCTTCTAAAGACACAAATATTTATCTATCGATATGTCAAACTATTTGTCCTTAAATGGCGAAAACCTTGCAGACCATCAGTATTCCAACTAGACGAGAAGGAAGCAGCTAAGATTCTCCTCTACAAACAAGCTCAGAAAGACAGCTTTCCAATCGAGTATGAAGCCCTAGCTATCGCAACAAGTTCCGGGAATGAGGTCAACATTGGCAAAACCAGTCCGCTCTATACTCTCTCTCCATACTTAGACGAAAATGGACTTATTCGTATTGCGGGAAGAATCGATGCGATAAAAAATGTACCATCGGAAACTAAAAGACCGATCATTCTACCGAAGGATCATCAAGTCACCTACCTGATCGTAAacgaatttcatataaaattttgtcATCTTTTTAACGAAACCGTGGTGAACGAGCTTAGACAGTATTACTTCATTCCCAGCTTGAGACGTGttctaaaaaaagttcaaagagGTTGCCAGCACTGCAAAAACAACAGAGCCGCGCCGCAGCCCCCACGCATGGCAGAACTACCACCCGCTCGACTTCAACCATTCCAAAGACCATTCTCATACACAGGAGTGGATTACTTCGGGCCACTCTTTGTTAAAATCGGAAGGCGCCTAGACAAGAGATGGGGTATGTTACTTACTTGCCTAACTCTACGAGCAATCCACATCGAGATTGTCCACAGCCTTTCCAGTGATTCTTGCATATTGGCTTTTAAGCGGTTTATCTCAAGAAGAGGTATGCCAAAAGAAGTATACTCCGACAATGGAACAAATTTTCGAGGTGCCAGTAAAGAGTTGCAGCAGGCCATAAGAGACTTAAACAAACATGCAGTAGCCAAAGAATTTGAATTGGATCTGAAGTGGAACTTCATTCCGCCAGCAGCACCCCACATGGGTGGGTGTTGGGAACGCATGGTTAGATCTGTTAAACAAACCCTTACTGAAATATCGCCAACTCGCAATCCTTGCGACGAACTATTAGTGAGTATGATGGCGGAGGTAGAGAGCATTGTGAATTCGCGACCCCTTACCTATGTACCAATTGATTTTGAAAGTAGTGAAGCACTTACCCCCAATCATTTATTGATCGGTTGTTCTAATCAAGAACGACTCCACGCAGAGCCAATACGTGACGGAGCAGCTATCAGAAGAAATTGGATAGCCGCTGAAAAGTACGCACAATCATTTTGGCAAAGATGGCTTCGCGAATACTTACCCGATTTGACCCGACGGACAAAATGGTTTAAACCACAGAGGCAGTTGCAAGAAGGAGATATTGTAGTTATCGTAGACTACAACAGTCCAAGAAAAACCTGGCCAAAGGGTAAGATTCTTAAAGTGATACCTGGAAAAGATGATACTGTTCGGAGCGCAATTGTACAAACCCAAACAGGGATTTATACTCGCCCAGCTGTTAAGCTTGCAGTCCTTGAGGTTCACCAGTTCGATGGAAGTGGTAAGCTGGATCCTAACCCAGTTACCGGGGGGGAGTGTTAA